From the Nostoc sp. PCC 7107 genome, the window AAAGCTGTTTTAGATACCTGCAAAGCCTTAGTTAAAAAAGGACTGGCGGAAATTATTTGGTTGAAAGTCAATCAACAAGCGCAGATTGATTTAGAACATCTGGAAAAAGTCTGTGCTGATGGTGCGGCTTTACTCTGCGTGATGGCGGCTAATAATGAAGTAGGGACAATTTACCCCATAGAAAAAATCGGCGCGATCGCCTCTTCTTACAATATCCCTTTTTTATGCGACGCATCCCAAGCCGTCGGGAAAATTCCCCTCAATTTCCAAGACTGGGGGATTACCTATCTCGCAATTTCTGGACATAAACTCTATGCACCGAAAGGCGTTGGTGCGTTGGTAGTCAAAAGAAATTATCATCTTCCACCGATGATTTACGGTGGTGGACATGAACAGGGACTCAGATCAGGTACGCTCAACGTCCCCGGAATCGCTGGCTTGGGGGAAGCTTGCAGATTAAGGGGGTTGGAGATGGAAAGGGATGAAAAGGCGATCGCACTTTTACGAGATCAGCTACAAAACCAACTCCAAATTGCAATTCCTGACTTAGTTGTGAACGGAGACTTAAATAACCGTTTATCAGGTAACTTACATATTTCTATTACTGGTATTCCCAATAGCGCCATCATTGCTAGAGTTCGTCATCACTTAGCTATTTCTAGTGGTGCAGCTTGTTCATCAGGTGTTGTTGCACCATCTCACGTTTTACAAGCAATGAATCTTTCAGAGAATATAGTTGAGGGAGCTTTAAGAATTGGTATAGGAAAATTTACTACTAGAGAAGAAATAGAAAAAGCATCATATTTGATAATCAGTGCAGTAAATCAAATTCATAGCATCAGGTAAGCAATCCGCCATATTTCCAAAATTTAAATACTGAAAGTAAATAAACAGCCAAGAAAGAAATTTCTGGCTGCCAATTTAAATTCAGTTAAACTTGTACTCTTTATCCTTTGCCTTCAATCGCCAGATTTACTCTGACTGAATCGGGTTATCTTTTGGATTAACTAACCTCAGTAATTTCTGCTTAATTTGAGCGTCAAAAACTTCCCATTTCATCTTCGCGTAGGGGGAATTTTCGTTACTGCCAGAGAGGAAACCCATTGGGATTTCAAACCCGCCAGCACTGGTTCTACCACCACCAAAAAAGCGTCCGGTGCTGTCTTGACCAAAGGCTTCTTTGATGAATTCATCGGGGTCGAGGGTGAGTTTGGTGGTTCTTAGAGAACCGATAACTACTTCGAGTTCGTCGTCTTCGTCGTGAACAATGCCGTACACTACGGCGGTGTGGACGTTTTCTTCGGTGACGAGGAAATCAGCTGCTTGGGGAATAGCATCGCGGTCGTCGTAGCGCAGATAACCAACACCAGCGATGGAAAAGTTATTCTGTACTATACGATTTTTTAGCGATCGCTCAATCACATCCATTACCCGTTTGGAACGGTTTGCCTGGAGAATGGCGTTTAATAATTGAGCATCATAAAATCGACTCAGATACGCAGCCGCCATAAAATCTTCTTCTTGGGCTTGCATTAGTCGATTTGTATCCGATCGCAAACCGTGCATCAAGGCTGTGGCACATTTAACGTGTTGGCTAATGCTGCTGTCTAAAGCTAATAACCCAGATTGCAGATATTGAGTAAAAATTGTTGCCGTTGCTCGTACGTACGGGCGGACATCGACATACTCTGATTTGAGTTCTGTCTGTAAGCTGTGATGATCAATCACTGCTACTAAGGGCATTCCGGCCTGTTGTACTGGATTTAATAACTGACTGGTGGTTCCTTGATTGTCAATTAATACAAAGCCTTGATAACAAGACAAATCTTTGGATTTGACATTTTGTGGTGTCCAACGCTGGGCTGGTAAATTTGTCAGCTTGACTAAGGCGATATTCTCTTGATGGCTCAAAGTCCCAGCATAAACAATTTCACATTTAATGTCGTATTGTTGAGCAATTAGCTGGTAAGCCCAAGCACAGGAGAGCGCATCAGGGTCAGGAAAATCTTGCAAAATGATTAGCTGGCGCTCATGTCTATGAGCTAATAAGGTCTTTTGCAGTTCCTCGGCTTTTTGAAAAGTTAAGGAATTGTTACGTTGACCGAGATAAACACTCAACCCATCGCTTGTAGAGGCTGGCAAGGATGGCCGATTCAGTGGTAGTTCAACGACTTCTTGGTCTACCTCAGCATCGTCTGGACTCGGCTCTGTGGTCAATGAAAAACTCTCTGACTGCTTCAAGGAAGAATTTAGTTGCATAGAAAACATCTTTGTTAAGTGTGAGGCCTTATTAATTGAGAAAGTTACAACCAGGGTTTTACTGATTTAGCCACACATCTTGATCTTCGCAAAAATATAGAAACCTGGGGATACGTATCTTGGTGTATTTTTTGTCAAGATAACTAGGCAAAATTTTCTCAACTTCTACCCAATTACATATAGCGACAGAAAATCAATGTTTCGGGTTTATGGTCAAACTTTAATTTTTATCCTCGCTAGACCATTCTCTGAGTTAGAGAGAATTTTTTGAGCAAGTCTAGATTTTTTAAGTTTATAGATATATAATAAGAAACTGTTGAATTATTTAGGCAGATGCCAACACACTACTCTAACAGATACCGTTAGGCTATTGCCAAAAGCAACTGCAATTCCTTATTAGAATGCAACACCAGTGGTAGTAGTATGTTAGCACCTAACCTATAGTTGCTCCCACTCAGTCAAAACCATCACACCGATAATCGGTTGTTGTGGCTATCCTGAGTTAGGATGGAGTTTTTAGTGTCAAAGACCTATCACATATTTTTGCCACTCTTGATGCAGTCCACTTTTAAGATGCTTACTAACCTCAAAATAGAGGCTACTGTAAGGTTGACGAGGTAAATGACGTAGGAGCATGTGGGCTTCTTGAGGTGTGCGATTGCCTTTTTTCACATTGCACCGGACGCAAGCCGTAACGATGTTTTCCCAGCTATCGCCGCCACCACGCGATCGCGGTATGACATGATCTAAGGTCAATTCGTCCCCTGTATAGCCACAATATTGACAAGTATGTCCGTCTCGGTGCAGAAGGTTTCGACGAGTCAGAGGCATCTCTTTATAGGGAACACGCACATAATGGCGTAGGCGAATCACCGTTGGCAACGGAAAACCCGCGTAAAGTAACCTGCCATTGTGTTCAACTCGTTCTGCCTTGCCTTTGATTAACAAAACCGCAGCCCGTCGCCAGCTCGTAATATTGAGCGGTTCGTAAGAGGCGTTTAAGACTAAAACCTTACCCATTGATTAAAGCTCAAGGTATTAGTTTTACATATATTAACACGATTCTCTTCTCCTTGGGAGATGAGAATAAATTATACTTCCGGAATAATTGAATAACTGTTGTATTTAAGAATAAATCTTTGACTAAAGATATCAATAATTAGTTCTAACTGCACAATTGCAATGAGATAGAGCCAGATATACCTTGATTTGGCGCTAAATTTGAAGTAAAAAGAAATACTTGTAAATTTTTATTAACTGTAGTTAAAAGTCTTTTGAGATACTCAATTCCTTTTCAGAAAAAGTTTTCAATCAACACGGAAGTAGTTTGAATGAGTATGAATATCTAAAAATGAATACATAATTGTGAAAGTTTAGTGGTGGTGTGATAGGAGAACAGAAATATGCTAAGTCGTGATCAAGTGACTAGTGTTGCATCTCATCAACAATGCGACACTTATGCGTGGTTTTCCCAGCGTGCTTGGGTAGAAATTGATTTAGATGCGTTGTCGCACAATGTACAGCAAATAAAGCAGTTGTTATCACCACGTACTCAGTTGATGGCGGTAGTCAAAGCTGATGCTTATGGACACGGAGCAGTCACAGTCGCGCAAACGGCATTACAATCGGGAGCGAGTTGGTTAGGAGTCGCCACTGTTCCAGAGGGGATTCAATTACGGGAAGCAGGAATACAAGCGCCGATATTGATTTTAGGCGCAACCCAAACACCAGAGCAAATTCATGCGATCGCCCATTGGAATCTCCAGCCAACATTGTGCAGTCCCAAACAAGCTTTAATTTTTTCCAACATTTTAGAAGCAATTAACTACGGCTCCCCCGTATCTGTACATATTAAATTAGATACGGGAATGTCTCGGTTAGGAACTAATTGGCAAGACGCAGCCGAGTTTGTACAGTTAGTAGAACGCTTACCGCATTTGACTATCAAGAGTGTTTACTCTCACTTAGCCACTGCTGATAGTCCTGATCCAGCGATTATGGAAGAACAGCATAGAAGATTTAAAAGTGCGATCGCCCAAATTCAAAAAATCGGCATTAAAATTCCTAGCTTGCACTTAGCAAACACAGCCGCCACTCTCGCAGATTCCCAACTGCACTACGACATGGTAAGAGTGGGTTTAGGCGTTTACGGTCTTGCTCCTGCATCTCATTTAAAACAAAAAATTCACTTAAAACCTGTGTTACAGGTAAAAGCACGCATCACTCAAGTCAAAACTATCGCCGCTGGTACTGGTGTTAGCTATGGCCATCAATTTGTAGCTGATAGAGAAATGCGCCTTGCGGTTGTAGCTATCGGCTACGCTGATGGTATACCGCGCAACCTTTCTAATAAGATGCAGGTATTGTTACGCGGTCAGCGAATACCTCAAATTGGCGCAATTACAATGGATCAGTTGATGATCGATATCAGTAATATTCCTGATATTCAAGAAGGGGAAATTGTGACTTTACTCGGCGACCAAGGAAAAGAACAAATCACTGCTGATGATTGGGCAGAACAATTAAATACTATTTCTTGGGAAATTCTTTGCGGGTTTAAGCATCGCCTACCGCGTGTTGGGGTTATTTAGTATAAAAAGGTGGAAGTCTGAAATGAATATAGCCACATAGTGTGCTTCTTAGCAATTTTCGATGTTTAATTGGGAATAGAAAAGTAAAAGAATCAATTTCTATTCCCAAAAATTTATGCTATACTAGAGTAGTTGACTAAATGCGGATGTGGCGGAATTGGCAGACGCGCTAGATTTAGGTTCTAGTTCCGAGAGGAGTGAAGGTTCAAGTCCTTTCATCCGCACTCACAAAAAAGTGGTATAAATCCGAAGTTTCCGAGATAATAATTGTACAGTGACGCATTATTTGTCATCGGTGATAGATGAATGTCATTGTTACCGTTTAATTGTCGTCGTGACCCACTAGTGTTTCTTGATTAATTGATGAAAAATTAAAGAGTAATATCAAGTAATATTACGCTGCATAAGGATGCTTATTAGCACTTTTATACTGCTGATAAATATGGAGAAATACTATATTACTCAGGTTATCTACATCGCTATCATCGTAGGCATCTACAGGTAAACCTGTGTCTTCGCTATACAAGTAATTATAAATAAAACTCTTAATTGTGGCTCTTGTAGATTCCTTATCTCGCCAGTTTTCTAGTTGCTGTAATTGTGATTTCACGGCTTCAATTAAAGACTGAGCAACTTGTTTGACGCGGTTTCTAATTCTGGTATCCAAATTATCTTTAGATGAGCAAAGCAAGTCAAAAACGGCAAGGTGTTCTTCGCTTAAACCTTCGCGGACAGCGCGGGTGTCTTCTTCTGAGAGGTCTTTGACAAGTTGCAGCAGTTCCTCAAAAGTTTGCTCAATGGCTACTCGGTCAGTTTCGCGGTTATAGTTTTGGATAACTTGTTGATAGCGCGTGTAGTAGTCAATGCGAGATGGGTTTCGTTGTACCATTCGCTGGAGTTGGCGTTCGACGGCTTCTTTGAGGGTTTGGACTGAGGTATTTTTAGTTGGGGAATTGGCAAATTCTGCTTTTAATAATTCAAAGTCAATTTTGCTGATATTGTAAGTTTTGTTTGACTCTGCACCTGGAAGACGGGAACTATCAACGTTGATGAACTCGCTAACGATACCTTGTAAGGAACGGAGAACAGCGTTGATATCTAGAGATATTTTGTGTTGTTCGTGTAAGTATTTGTAAATTTGCTCAATGGTGTTATGTCTACCTTGGTAGGGTGCTGTTAATTTCGGTTCAGTAATTAGCGCCTGTTTCTTTTTGAAGACTTCCCTGGCTAATACTTCAAAGCGGGCGCGAGATTCATCGTTTGTACAAACTGCATTAACTGCACTGAATAAGGCAGCAATTTTATCAAATCCTTCTGTTTCAAGCAATTCTTGCAGGTCAAACCCCAGGTTGGCGATGTGGTCAATACAATTTTGAAGCGCGATCGCATAATCTTCTTGTAATTGGTTCAGGTCGTTGTAAGGTGTTATACTCTCGTCTGTGCTTTCTGCTTCTGCACGGGAGTATCTGGCAAGGGCGGCACGCAGACTTGTTAAAATACCGTTGTAATCAATTAACAAGCCGTTATTTTTCCCTTCGTAGACGCGATTTGCGCGAGCGATCGCTTGCATGAGAGTATGTCCTTGTAAAGGTTTATCTATATATAATGTGGCAAGGCTGGGGACATCAAAGCCTGTTAACCACATAGCGCAGACAATAGCAAGGCGGAAAGGGTGTTTTTCGTTCTTAAATTCTTCTTCTAGATTGCGACTTTTGATAATTTGGCGATGGGGAACTATATCTAAATCCCAATCTTTGAAAGTTTTAACTTCATTTTGGGCTTCGCTAATCACAACTAAATATTCTGTTGACTCCAACCATTGCAAATATTGCTGATGTTCTACTTCCTCTTGTTCATCACCAGCTTGTTTGACTAATTGTTTCTGTGCTTGTATTGCTTGTTTCCAGTATTTATCGATAAGTCCGTGCATTCGCACAGCCGTAATTTTATCTAGACAAACAAGCATCGCTTTTCCGGTTTGCCAACGTTGGGTATAGTGAGCTACTAAGTCTTGGGCGATTCGGTCTAAACGTTTTTCGGCGGTGAGGATGAGATATTCTCCCCCCAAGCGGCGACGGACGGCTTCTTCTTGTTCTGCATCGAGGTCAAATTGTTTGATGGCGGTGGCGAGGCGTTGATTTAGTTCTTTGTCAGCTGCAACCTGGCGTTGAGTGCCTTTGTCGTCATAATATAATTCTTCGCCTCGGTTGTCGTAGTAGAGGGGAACTGTTGCACCATCTTCTACAGCGCGTTGGAAGTCGTAGGTGGAAACGTAGCCGCCGAAAACTCGACGGGTAAGTTGGTCTTCTTCCGACTCCATTAAGGGCGTACCAGTAAAGCCGATGAAAGATGCGTTGGGTAAACTAGAACGCATATTTTCCGCAAGTTTACCGTATTGGGTGCGGTGCGCTTCGTCGGAGATGACGATAATATCGGGACGGTGGGAGTAAATCTCACCAGGTTTGTTGAATTTGTGAATCAGCGTGAAAACGTAGCGATGGTTGTCTTTGAGTAATTCAGCTAATTGTTCACCACTGGCGGCTTGGGTGTTATTTTCTTTGATAGCACCAACACCAGCAAAGGTTTGCACGATTTGATTATCTAATTCTTGGCGGTCTGTGACGATGACAAAGGTAAAATTACCTGGTAATTGGCGGTGGGCTTTGCGAGTCAGAAATGCCATTGAGTAAGATTTCCCGCTACCTTGAGTATGCCAAAAAACGCCAAGTTTACCTTCTCGGACTTCCCGTTGTTGAACGGCGGTAAATGCGCGGTTAACACCAAGAAACTGGTGATTACGAGTCAGTATTTTGATAGTTTTACCGCTACTGTCATCAAAGAGGATGAAGTTTTCGATGATGTCGAGGAAATTGTCTTTACGGCACATCCCCATTAACATTGTTTGGTAGTCAACTTTGCCTTTTTCTTCTTCTTCTAGACGTTTCCATTCTTGGAAGTGGCTGTAACGACTGGTGATGCTACCTACTTTCCCCTCTATTCCATTACTCAACATGACTATGGCGTTGTGATGGAAAATTTCGGGTATAGTATCTTTGTAATCGGTGTAGTTGTCTTCGTAAGCCACTCTGACGTTGCGGTGGGTGGCTTTAAGTTCAATAAATAGTAAAGGAATTCCATTAACAAAGCCGATGATATCAGGTCGTTTGGAATAGAGAGAACCTTTAATAGACAACTCCCGCACAACCAGGAAATGATTATTTTCGGGGTTTTGAAAGTCAATCACTTTCAGGCGGGGATTGATAGTTTCACCGTGTGGGTTTTTGTAGGGTTTCTCTAGGATACCTTCACGGATAAGTTGGTATTTTTTCTGGTTGATGGTGATTAATTGCTCTGAAATATTGGATGTGGTGAATGCAAGGGTCGCATCGTCGTATACTTGCTGTGGATGACCAGGATTAAATTTCTCTAATGCTTGGCGAAGATAGCGTGTGAGGACAACTTCTCGTTTATCTTCGCGTCCTAGTGTACCATTAGTGCCGAATGTTTCTTTTTTGTATGCGTAAACTGAGTGCCATTTCAGGGTTTCTTCAAAGAAATTAGCGGTAGTTTGTTGCACTAGGCGGTCTTCGGAATATTCGGCACTCATGGGGGTGATAGGTAATACAGGTAGCTATTATATTGATGGCTTTATTTGGGTAAGTAG encodes:
- a CDS encoding cysteine desulfurase family protein, whose translation is MTKIIYLDYHSTTPVDPRVAEKVMYYMTTAFGNANSVDHGYGDEAAKAVKQARQQIAELINASPKEIIFTSGATESINLAIQGNISQQNTPAKIIISPVEHKAVLDTCKALVKKGLAEIIWLKVNQQAQIDLEHLEKVCADGAALLCVMAANNEVGTIYPIEKIGAIASSYNIPFLCDASQAVGKIPLNFQDWGITYLAISGHKLYAPKGVGALVVKRNYHLPPMIYGGGHEQGLRSGTLNVPGIAGLGEACRLRGLEMERDEKAIALLRDQLQNQLQIAIPDLVVNGDLNNRLSGNLHISITGIPNSAIIARVRHHLAISSGAACSSGVVAPSHVLQAMNLSENIVEGALRIGIGKFTTREEIEKASYLIISAVNQIHSIR
- a CDS encoding bifunctional oligoribonuclease/PAP phosphatase NrnA, which produces MQLNSSLKQSESFSLTTEPSPDDAEVDQEVVELPLNRPSLPASTSDGLSVYLGQRNNSLTFQKAEELQKTLLAHRHERQLIILQDFPDPDALSCAWAYQLIAQQYDIKCEIVYAGTLSHQENIALVKLTNLPAQRWTPQNVKSKDLSCYQGFVLIDNQGTTSQLLNPVQQAGMPLVAVIDHHSLQTELKSEYVDVRPYVRATATIFTQYLQSGLLALDSSISQHVKCATALMHGLRSDTNRLMQAQEEDFMAAAYLSRFYDAQLLNAILQANRSKRVMDVIERSLKNRIVQNNFSIAGVGYLRYDDRDAIPQAADFLVTEENVHTAVVYGIVHDEDDELEVVIGSLRTTKLTLDPDEFIKEAFGQDSTGRFFGGGRTSAGGFEIPMGFLSGSNENSPYAKMKWEVFDAQIKQKLLRLVNPKDNPIQSE
- a CDS encoding HNH endonuclease yields the protein MGKVLVLNASYEPLNITSWRRAAVLLIKGKAERVEHNGRLLYAGFPLPTVIRLRHYVRVPYKEMPLTRRNLLHRDGHTCQYCGYTGDELTLDHVIPRSRGGGDSWENIVTACVRCNVKKGNRTPQEAHMLLRHLPRQPYSSLYFEVSKHLKSGLHQEWQKYVIGL
- the alr gene encoding alanine racemase codes for the protein MLSRDQVTSVASHQQCDTYAWFSQRAWVEIDLDALSHNVQQIKQLLSPRTQLMAVVKADAYGHGAVTVAQTALQSGASWLGVATVPEGIQLREAGIQAPILILGATQTPEQIHAIAHWNLQPTLCSPKQALIFSNILEAINYGSPVSVHIKLDTGMSRLGTNWQDAAEFVQLVERLPHLTIKSVYSHLATADSPDPAIMEEQHRRFKSAIAQIQKIGIKIPSLHLANTAATLADSQLHYDMVRVGLGVYGLAPASHLKQKIHLKPVLQVKARITQVKTIAAGTGVSYGHQFVADREMRLAVVAIGYADGIPRNLSNKMQVLLRGQRIPQIGAITMDQLMIDISNIPDIQEGEIVTLLGDQGKEQITADDWAEQLNTISWEILCGFKHRLPRVGVI
- a CDS encoding type I restriction endonuclease subunit R; protein product: MSAEYSEDRLVQQTTANFFEETLKWHSVYAYKKETFGTNGTLGREDKREVVLTRYLRQALEKFNPGHPQQVYDDATLAFTTSNISEQLITINQKKYQLIREGILEKPYKNPHGETINPRLKVIDFQNPENNHFLVVRELSIKGSLYSKRPDIIGFVNGIPLLFIELKATHRNVRVAYEDNYTDYKDTIPEIFHHNAIVMLSNGIEGKVGSITSRYSHFQEWKRLEEEEKGKVDYQTMLMGMCRKDNFLDIIENFILFDDSSGKTIKILTRNHQFLGVNRAFTAVQQREVREGKLGVFWHTQGSGKSYSMAFLTRKAHRQLPGNFTFVIVTDRQELDNQIVQTFAGVGAIKENNTQAASGEQLAELLKDNHRYVFTLIHKFNKPGEIYSHRPDIIVISDEAHRTQYGKLAENMRSSLPNASFIGFTGTPLMESEEDQLTRRVFGGYVSTYDFQRAVEDGATVPLYYDNRGEELYYDDKGTQRQVAADKELNQRLATAIKQFDLDAEQEEAVRRRLGGEYLILTAEKRLDRIAQDLVAHYTQRWQTGKAMLVCLDKITAVRMHGLIDKYWKQAIQAQKQLVKQAGDEQEEVEHQQYLQWLESTEYLVVISEAQNEVKTFKDWDLDIVPHRQIIKSRNLEEEFKNEKHPFRLAIVCAMWLTGFDVPSLATLYIDKPLQGHTLMQAIARANRVYEGKNNGLLIDYNGILTSLRAALARYSRAEAESTDESITPYNDLNQLQEDYAIALQNCIDHIANLGFDLQELLETEGFDKIAALFSAVNAVCTNDESRARFEVLAREVFKKKQALITEPKLTAPYQGRHNTIEQIYKYLHEQHKISLDINAVLRSLQGIVSEFINVDSSRLPGAESNKTYNISKIDFELLKAEFANSPTKNTSVQTLKEAVERQLQRMVQRNPSRIDYYTRYQQVIQNYNRETDRVAIEQTFEELLQLVKDLSEEDTRAVREGLSEEHLAVFDLLCSSKDNLDTRIRNRVKQVAQSLIEAVKSQLQQLENWRDKESTRATIKSFIYNYLYSEDTGLPVDAYDDSDVDNLSNIVFLHIYQQYKSANKHPYAA